From the genome of Ananas comosus cultivar F153 linkage group 18, ASM154086v1, whole genome shotgun sequence, one region includes:
- the LOC109724275 gene encoding uncharacterized protein LOC109724275, with amino-acid sequence MASSSMIKLSYQKLHKLPTTSDDHEPSTLTKRSSSSSSRRRRSNWLRLDNGVGRRRRWHRPRVTVAGLRRLIRRKAMAVRSAVAKVARRLKEGRPYAAELFAGNYMFMQVGPSPTATTTTTTAAMATAMMMGFSQKQFSTSHHAQQQHRGSFPQHYSARFSY; translated from the coding sequence ATGGCCTCTTCCTCGATGATCAAGCTCTCTTACCAAAAGCTCCACAAACTCCCCACAACCTCAGATGATCATGAGCCCTCTACACTAACAaagagaagcagcagcagcagcagcagaagaagaagaagcaattgGCTAAGGTTAGACAACGGCGTCGGCAGGAGAAGGCGATGGCACCGCCCGAGAGTGACGGTCGCAGGCCTGCGCAGGCTTATAAGGAGAAAGGCGATGGCGGTGCGCAGCGCGGTGGCGAAGGTGGCGAGGAGGTTGAAAGAAGGGCGGCCCTACGCCGCGGAGCTCTTCGCCGGAAACTACATGTTCATGCAAGTAGGCCCCTCaccgacggcgacgacgacgacgacgacggcggcgatgGCGACGGCGATGATGATGGGCTTCTCGCAAAAGCAGTTTTCGACGAGCCACCATGCCCAGCAACAGCACCGTGGCTCCTTCCCACAGCACTATTCTGCAAGGTTTAGCTACTGA